From one Lotus japonicus ecotype B-129 chromosome 3, LjGifu_v1.2 genomic stretch:
- the LOC130709490 gene encoding U2 small nuclear ribonucleoprotein A'-like, whose translation MVRLTADLIWKSPHFFNAIKERELDLRGNKIAVIENLGATEDQFDTLDLSDNEIVKLENIPYLNRLGTLLINNNRVTRINPNIGEFLPNLHTLVLTNNRIVNLVEIDPLASLPKLQFLSLLDNNITKKPNYRLYVISKLDSLRVLDFKKVKNKERLEAKNLFGSEEAIENAQKTPVKTISPAETPDVSEATEEQQTPKVVAPTPEQIIAIKAAIVNSQTLEEVARLEKALKSGLLPEDLKSLNGNVTLDNVNEKGEDVVHDESNDTREQKNTDSAAMEQD comes from the exons ATGGTGAGGCTCACTGCAGACTTGATCTGGAAAAGCCCTCATTTCTTCAATGCCATTAAAGAGCGCGAGTTGGATCTTCGTGGCAACAAGATTGCTGTAATTGAAAACTTAGGCGCCACAGAG GACCAATTTGATACCCTAGATTTGTCTGATAATGAGATTGTCAAACTGGAAAACATACCATATCTTAATCGATTGGGTACACTACTCATAAATAACAATAGAGTTACCAGAATTAATCCCAACATTGGAGAGTTTTTACCGAATTTACACACGCTTGTTCTCACAAACAACAGAATTGTAAACCTAGTTGAAATAGATCCTTTAGCTTCCCTTCCAAAGCTTCAGTTTCTTAGTCTGCTAGACAACAATATTACAAAGAAACCTAATTACAGGCTTTATGTTATTAGCAAGCTCGACTCGCTCCGTGTTTTGGATTTCAAGAAAGTCAAAAATAAG gaACGGTTGGAGgccaaaaacttgtttggtTCAGAGGAAGCTATAGAAAATGCTCAAAAGACACCAGTGAAAACGATTTCacctgctgaaactcctgaTGTTTCAGAAGCTACGGAGGAACAACAGACACCCAAAGTGGTTGCTCCCACACCGGAGCAAATTATTGCTATTAAG GCTGCTATCGTGAATTCACAGACCCTTGAAGAGGTTGCTAGACTTGAAAAG GCACTGAAGTCTGGTCTACTCCCTGAAGATTTAAAAAGCTTGAATGGCAATGTAACGTTGGATAATGTTAATGAAAAAGGTGAAGATGTGGTTCATGATGAATCTAATGATACACGAGAGCAGAAAAATACTGATTCTGCTGCAATGGAACAG GATTAA